The window CAGCAGTCCTGGTCCAAGACATGGGAGGCGCCTGGTGTAGGAATGGCCTGGAAACTGTGATCAATAAACATCTCTCTGCCACCAAGATAACGCCAAGACCAGAGCCTTTCCCAGAGTTTCTGGTTAAAAAGTACCTCCACACCCAACTTGTAGTTGTTGGCATGATTTTAGGGAAGAAGAGCTTCACCTCCAAATATCATGCCTGAGGTGATCATACAGCCCGGGAATGAGGGGCAGACCCGATTTACAGACCGAGTGAACGAATTGCAGGGTTTCTGGTGCCCAGGTACTGTGGGGCCAATTTCTATGACTAACTTACAATTAAgaattcataatgaccatctaatGTCATAACTCATTTTTGTAGGCTTTCTTTCAAGACATAAGTCACTAAGTATAAAAATAGCTCTCACTGAATGTTATTACTCTGTTCAGCATGGCAGTCCTCAAATAACCAACATATCAGCGTGAGTTATCTCAGGACTTGTGAGAGCCCGAGGACAGGCCAGCTAGAACTCTCTCTCACCCTCATGTCTCCCTCACTGAGGACACAGGAGGTCAGGGAGGAACCTGATTCATTCTCCTCCACAGCAGGTTGGCCTTAGAAAGGGCACACACACTGAGACCAAAGGCCACTTCCCTCTGCTAGTCCCGAGCTGAGGATGTGAATATGAGTCAAAGTCCCTTTGGGAGGAGAAAACATCAGGCCGGTAACACAGGCATTCAAACCTCTTGGTTTCTTCAATTTCGGCTTGGGAATGCTTGCTTTTAAACGAGTCCTTTGTGAGCGGAGGTGTAGTTCTCTGATTCCTGAGAAAGGTCACCGTGGGCTCCAGAGAAAACACGGGGGTAAAGAAGCACACACTTGTTGCACGCGACGTGGGAGCGTTTTGCTGAGGAAGAACCTGTGAAGGGTCCCGTGTCCCAGCAgacagcagggcaggcagggccagACTCTGGGCTCCAGGCAGGTCCTCACTGAGTCCCGTTCAACGAGACAGTCTTCCCTTCTGTTACGGAGGTCTCGCACTCGCCTTAGGATTGAAGACTGCCAACAGTGTCACCTGGGAGAGGGCACACACATGAGATCACAgccttttctgtatttctatCCTCTTCCCAAATCAATATTGTTCTTGGCAAGTCAAGGTCCACCTGAGTGATGGGAAGAAATGAGTCCGAGCAATCCCGAGGAGAGTAGTGCACTCACAGGTCATTAACTGTTGGTCCATCTCTCAGCCTCTCCCatccctttctgttttctttagtcGAAGCcagctctgtttctcttctccttcatacTGTCCTTGCTTCAACTACTGTGGTTCTGTATCCTATGAGACtgccctgcccctctctcctcccagggGCACACTTTCCATGCTTCCCTACTTTGCCAAGTGCCATCAGCTCTCAGGGCCTCTCCACTTGCTGTTCCCTGTGCCCGGGACACTCTCTAGTGCAAGGTCCCTGGATTTCACCGTTCACTCATCCAGGCTGATGAGACCCGCTCCGATTGCCCGCGCGGATCTCCTTGCAGGATGGCGCCCTAATGGTCGTTCTGCTGTTCTGACACAATCGCTTTCCCTTTATGTCTTACTCAATTGTAGGCTTGTTGGTGGACTTCCTGTTAGCGGTAAGTGCGCAAGTGCAAGGTCTTGTCTGCCTTGTTTGTGCCACTGAATCTCTGACATGCAGCAAGGGGCCCAGTCACAGGAGAATCATGGTTTTTCAGCAACATGAGTGGATAGGTGGAtgaatggttggatggatggaggatggatggatggagaatgGATGAAACCCTAGATTTAGTCACTATTACTCTCTTTTGAAACCTGTGATAGGCTCTTAACATAACCAGGTATAGTGTCATATACACCcatgtaaaaaagagaaagagaaagctcagGTTAATCAGCACTTTCACGTACACAAGGACACTTCATGACTATGGATTGCCTGCAAGATTCTAATCCACACCTATGTGAGCCCAGATCACAcaccctgcaccccccccccccccatcagcacTGCCCCCATGAGCCTCTGCAGTTCCACTTCTCACATCATCCTTTCAGTCAGTGGAACAAAACCCCTAAACAGCTTCCCAAACTAAACAAACTTCATTCAGAATTTATGGTGAAATTTATGAAGTGGATTTAAGTGGGATAGTTTTTGTAAAAACCAGCTTCTAAGATGGGGAAAATTATTGCCATTAGCTAACAAAATGCACGGGACTTAGTCCCGTGAAGGCGAAACAGTGACACGACTGTCAGCACTGATACGCGTAGCCAGTTTCGATGACACGCGGCCGCatgtggccgcataccagaggagtaagggggccgcatgcagtgACGGccgtttcatccttggctcctgcacagCTCGGTGCAGTTTGAAGATAAAACAGTTGCTGTAGTGTAGCCACTCTGtgcggaggtctgtaggccaaaacatcagagctccggcacagagcgtctagttctagGAGTTTCGTTTAGGCCATTTTTCTGGAAGTGAAACACCTCCCGAGTTATTctcggttttttggtgaattttgaaacaccaaggtcaaaAGATTGCCctcggccctggtcggttggctcagtggtagagcgtcggcctggcgtgcaggagtcccgggttcgattcccggccagggcacacaggagaagcgcccatctacttctccacccctccccctctccttcctctctgtctctttcttcctctccctcagccaagactccactggagcaaagtttggccaggcacagaggatggctctgtggcctctgcctcaggcactatgaatggctctggatgcaacagagtgacaccccagaggggcagagcatcgccccctggtgggcatgccgggtggatcccggttgggcgtatgcgggagtctgtctgcctcctcatttcgagcctgggaaaaatgaaaaaaaaaaaaaaaaaaaattgccctcaCAGACTTAGTCTATGGTCAGACAGGGTCGCACTCTACTGGCAATTTGCGGTATTGCAGCCATCCAGGGCGTGTGGTGAATCTGCATTAGTTTCTTCTAATGAAATTACCATTTCTAGAATTCCAAAAATTTTGAGGGTTTCCAAAGTTCTGCCTCCTTGATTTCTTCACACAGAGCACAGACTGGTGGGTTTTGGTGGATTTCCACGGTCCTTTCCTGGGTCAGTGCCAGGTGTGTCTGGTGACTTATTCGTTCATCCATGGGAGGGGTCAAGGTGGCCTCCtggagaataaaaggaggagttCTGGGTACTCACCTCCAAAGTGAGATCCTTCTTTCCTGCCACACCACAGTGACCAGCCAGAGCCGCTGCCGGGACCATGAAGCTGCTCCCAGTCCTCGTGCTCGCTGCCCTCCCCTTTTACTGCTACGCAGGTGAGTCCGCACGGGGCGGGGCTCGGGGGGCTTGTTGTCAGGGCCGCTGTGGGAGAtctctgctcccctcaccccaggaCAGGGCGTCTCACTTCTCTAGTTTGtagctgtgtatgtgtgtgtgtgtgtgtgtgtgtgtgtaacaaggAAGCAGTGTGTGAGGGCTTAAGAATACTCAGACCCTGAGTTACTGTCCGAGGACTCAGACCATTCCCCGTCATCTTTCTGAACGGACGTGCAGCTGGGATGTGGGAGAAGGACAAGCATCACGGCTGCCCAACAAGGAGTTCATGCCTCTGTGACCGAGCAGCTTTTGCACGCTTTCATTCCAGGTCCTGGCTGCAAAGTGATGGATGAGGTGATCAAGGATACAATTGATGTTAATGTGACCCCAGAGCAGTTCATAGAAAAATTTCAACGGTTCATAGCGGGGGAAGAAACTGAAAAGGCCTTAACGGAAATGAAACAATGCCTTATGAACCAGGATCAGGCAACTCGGGACAATGTCAAAGTGATGGTGGTGAGTCTGGTTTCTCCTTAACCACTTTCAAAGCACTGGACAGGGACAAGCAGGCACGAAGTTCAGCACTAATTTATTCAGAGCAAGAGTTGCTTGTGTTTTACTTAATTTCTGGGAATTTTATTGTTTGTGAGTGGGAGTACTCTGACACCAGGAAAGCCATCCAAGCTGGTGTTGGGGAGCCTGTGCACTTTGTGGAGTCTCTAGTGAGTGATTCCTGGAAAGGCGAGAGGGAAAAGTGTGTTTGGGCAAAGGCTTCCCTTCCCCTCGGCTGAAGAGACCCCGAGTCTCAAGAGGACCGTCACTCGTAAGAGTGATTGGCAAAagtattattttgttcattaaaagaaatgtaaaccgttttaaagatttttcagaAGAGCCTTGAAAATTGCATTTGAGGCTGGTTTCTTCCATCTTCCAAGGCAATCTGCAATGCGGTGAAACGAACCCAAGTCTGCAGGTGTTAGTGATTGACTTTCTTGACCATTCATTCAGTCCCACGAGTGAGAAGTGGAGACCATGGCTATGGACTCCCCATGGGTGATGTCATTGATGAAAACCAAACTCAGTAGTTAAACattgaaatattcttttaaattccaTCAGGTACCATTTACTTTCATTGTAGTATTCACACCCTACCCTACGGTAACATGTAAACATTCCAGGGTAAGTGTTGACAGTATTGCCACAGCACAAAGATAAAAGTGTTCATCACTAAGAGTCTTCTGATGAAGGGATCCCCGCTGGGGAAATGCTGGAAGCCCGGCCCCTCTGGCATCAGCAGAGGTCTCCTGAGCGGGAGGACACAGCACAGAATTCCGATGTTACCTCCACCACCAGCTCTCTGCCGCTGGGCGTGGACCAATCCAGGGAAACAAGAGAGGAAACGTTAGTTTTCCAGGATTGTCCTTTGAAAGAAGCACGAAATGTAAGTGATGactgtgttttgttttccagGATGCAGTATACAATAGTTTTTGGTGTGCTAGGTATTAAGTTTCCACCAGACCTTTGGCTCACACTATGGAGAATGATCAGAAACCGACGGATGATGGGTAGAAACCACGACTTAGCACCCTCTTCTGTCTTTTGATCTACAGACTGCAAGACAGTTGCTGAATCCTCACATACATTTTCCCTTCAATAAAATATCTGCAAAACTAATGTTCTTCCTGGCGACTGACTAACACGGTGGTTTTAAAGAGATGCAATCACACACGCGTTGCTCACGTGAGCACAGGCTTGTACACAGTCCTCATTCCATAAGacgtgggtggaaggtcggaaaTTGGAAACTCATTCTGTCCCTCAGAATCTGCTGCCATCATGGCTCCTTTCCATGAAAAAAGGACGTTCTCCCTTCATCagaccacctcccaggaccaccTGGTATTGTGGGCGCTCAGGTCCTGGGGCAGCCTCTGCTCAGCTTCCTGGATTTACCTCTGTCCCTGTGTCCTCAGCACACCGTGCTTACTACGGCCAGGCTCCTCTCTGGGAGCTCTCTGTTCCTGACCCGAGGTGCAGGGAGGGGAACAGAGCCAGGGACAGAGGTGACTCAGGCAATGCAGGGCTCAATCCTGTCTTGATTCGAAAAGTGCTGTGTGGTCtcagttttgaattttaaaaatgtttcatcaGAAATTAATTTACACTAATTACAGATATCTTTGGTCCCTCCTACAACTGTGTGACTGTCCCTGGTCATGGCCCTGCAGTGGGCAGTGTGGTCCGCCCTCTCATTCCCACACTGACCAGCAGTGAGGCTGGAATTCCCTGGGAAAGAAGCAAAGTGAGTGATTTTAACTCGGACTCAGCTCTCCTCACTGTGGCCCGTCCCCACTATGCTGACACCAGGGGTGGGTGACAAGCGCCCTCTGCTCACACCAGCACGGGTCCCTGTCACCCAGGATGTCACCTTGTTGTGTCTGAAATGGCACTTGGACTGATTCCCAGCATTATGAAGGGTACACCTGTCTGTCTTTACCAAATGGAAGAAGGATGTTTTTGACAggggaggtgggacaggggaACCAGTGTCACCAGATGATACATACACTTCAACACTAcagtgctcacaaaaactagggatATTCAGAATGAGgtgataaaagaagcatttgatttttttttattaaacaagaacatcagaaaagtaagcGACAAGTGAAAGAAAGTTGCTCAATTAtggaaatgagatgcaaaaccaacttttattttgttgatgaaaatgcaccatacagaaggctgaaagtactggagtatctgcacgtcccctgatcccctaatttttgtgagcagtgtatacgGGGTTATCGCGACCCAGAGGTGAGGTCTGATGTGTCCATCCCCCATGCACCTGCTGACCAGTTAGAGACTTGGCTAGAGGAGCCCTGGGATTTCAACAGCAGCCACAGGACACATGTCACCAGCTCATCCCGCTGAGGACGGGAGTTCAGAGACCCTGTGTTGGGATGGAGAACACCTATCCCTGCCTAACACCCTCCCGTACCCTTAGCTCCAATATCCAGTCATTAGGATAGTAAAGTCCTGAGAACAGTCCATACATGTAATTTAAAAACCCTGTATTTTAAGTGATAGGAAAGTAACCATTTTATGTTAACTAAGAGCAACCCCAGTGGAAGCAGAACCAATTCAGAGGCACACGGTGTTAGCACTCAGGAAAGTTTCCTCCCTGACAGTTTGTTGGATCCAGTCTGTTATTTGCCTTTGCTGATAAAGTGATTCATTCTGTTCGACTTATTACTTACATCGTTGTAACTTCTCTGTCACCACTTCCATTGCCTGTTACCCGTCCCCACCAGCAGACACCCCGACTGGGTTGCACTGGGTACTTTATCCCGATCATTGGTGACTGAGCGCCACCTAGCGGCCTCCAAACTACAAGGTTGAGCCAATTTCTTACTTTCTGAAAGTTAGGTGACTCAACTGTTAAGATGGGAAATGTAAtagcttattgatttttagcaatgCTTAAATATGTTAAGCTATCCTTGCACATTGTCTGACCATAGTTAGCAATGAACAACATTACTACACGTTTAATTACCGCTGTTATTGGTGCCAGATAGGTTGGGACTCAAAGGACCTATACTCGGTCTGACAAGGGAATGCATCAGTTCACAGTGACTTTGGTGACTTTATTTTACTGAACATTATACCGCCCACCAAAGCTTCAGGAAATCACCGCCCTATTCTCTTTTTCTATGAGTCTTCTCATGAGTAGGAATCCCacatt is drawn from Saccopteryx leptura isolate mSacLep1 chromosome 1, mSacLep1_pri_phased_curated, whole genome shotgun sequence and contains these coding sequences:
- the LOC136388548 gene encoding mammaglobin-A-like translates to MKLLPVLVLAALPFYCYAGPGCKVMDEVIKDTIDVNVTPEQFIEKFQRFIAGEETEKALTEMKQCLMNQDQATRDNVKVMVDAVYNSFWCARY